Part of the Porites lutea chromosome 14, jaPorLute2.1, whole genome shotgun sequence genome, ccttgcttttgAGAGATTTTTTCCTTGCTGGGTTATTTTGTTAGCTCTAAGGTCTaagctttgtttcttttgcagtTAGTATGTGTGAGTGCGGTGCCGGCAGTGAAGCGTTTTATACATCCATCAGTTATCTTATTGAGctttaagtttagaaaaagcaaTATTGATTCAGCTTTAAGTTGTTTAGTTTGTAGTTAGTGTGGTGTTAATCAGTTATCTGATTAAAAGCGAGGTTTAATCTTTTTAGTTCGCAAAAACCCTGATTGTGTTGGTTGCCAGTTAACAACTTCGCAATCTCAATACATCCTAGCGACTGAAGGTTGCTGAAGCTTAAATCAAAATCCAAAATTCCTTCAAAAGAGAAACATTTACATTGCATACAAGGATTAGATATCTACTTTACAGTATGTGTTCAATGATTTTAGGAGATTTTTACCTTTATCAgttattttgttattcaagAGGTATAAGCTGTTTAGTGTGCGGTTAGTGTGTGTGAGTGCTGTAGATAAATGTTTTACTCCTTCATCAGTTATGTTGTTATAATCGAGGTTTAAGCTGTTTAGTGTGCAGTTTGTGTGTGTGAGTGCTGTAGATAAATGTTTTACTTCTTCATCAGTTATGTTGTTATACCCGAGGTCTAAGCTGTTTAGTGTGCAGTTAGTGTGTGTGAGCGCTGTGGATAAATGTTTTACTCCTTCATCAGTTATGTTGTTACTCCCGAGTTTTAAGCTGTTTAGTGTGCAGTTAGTGTGTGTGAGTGCTGTGGATAAATGTTTTACTCCTTCAGCAGTTATGTTGTTACCCACGAgatttaatatttttagttcGCAAAAACCCTGATTGTGTTGGTTGCCAGGTAACAACTTCGCAATCTCAATACATCCTAGCGACTGAAGGTTGTTGAAGCTTaattcaaaatacaaaattccTTCAACAGATTTAAGCGCATGCACTAATGCTAAACAGTCGAGAGGTGACAGGTTACAGTTAATAAAATAAAGCGCATTACAACCAATTTTCTCCAGTTTCTTTTGAACTTCTCGATCAGAGGCTTTGTTCTCATACATGCAATTGAATAGCGTCACCACTAATAACCCGTGTTCAGGAGCTGGCCAAAAGGTCGGTGTTTCAGTTCGTTCCTCTGAATCTTCATTCATCTTGATTTCAACTTCATAAGTAAACGTTTCTGAGGGAAGAAGGTCGCTGAAAATATCTGTTGATTGTCCTTCTTTTTCAGCCAGCAGTCCAGCCACAAACTGCATCACAACCTTCCACGCGCCATCCCGGATGTGATCGGAAACAAACTTCTGCAGGTCTTCGGAACTGTACGTGACCACCAAATACTTCGCCGCTAAGAACTCCTGTATCGTCAGGTGTAAAAAGCAATATTGTTCTCTTCTCTCTGCTAAAGGACTGCCTTTAGTATCGGGTAAACGGTGGAACAACCCATTACTCTCTAGGTCTTTAACTTCGTGTGATTCAAAAATTAGTCTTCCATCTTTAATTCCATCAAAGGCAATTTTTCCCAGACGTGCAAACACATTTTGTACAGGGGAAGAAAGTTCCTTAAACGGCTTTAGGAAAAACGGTTGACCTTGGACTTTATCGTGGCGATATTGATCATCATCGTAACTAAAGTAAAACATCTTTATTGCAATCGAGTATATTTCTGTCAGTCTTGTCGGGAGGCTAGTAAATCCAGTAGTGTTATCAAGCAACTCTAACAAGCACGAACAAATGATGAAACAATTCACAGGAATGTAGCAGAAGGCCAGAACGTTTAAGTTACTGGTGATGTGTTGCTTTATGGTTTCCGCTTTGTCCCCGTTTCTTGTAAACTTCTGTACATAATCTTCCACTTGCTCGGTTGTAAATCCCAGAATTTCAACTGCTTTGTCAAAGTGAAGACTTCCGATAAATGAAACGGCATTAGTTCTTGTAGTCATTAAGACTGTCGCACCGGTAAGAATTTTTCCCGATACTATTTTCTTCAACAGCAAATGGACAGGCATCCTCTCTTCTCCACTGTTTCTGTGCGGAATGTCATCTTCATTGATCTTAGTCCTACCAGAATATTCGTCAAATCCATCAAAAATCACCAGTACTTGTTCTGGGTTGTGAAGGATGTAGTTCCAGATATCTTCGGAGAGAGCTGTTGAATACTCTGAGTGATCTAGAAGGTCGCGAAGATTTAGGGCTTTGTTTATAGAGTTAAACATCCTCAACTTAATGAGGAAAGCGACATTAATATCTATTTGtgatttttgtgtttcgctGATTAAATTATCGGACGCCCAGTCGCGAAGAATCTTTGTGCTAAACATGGTTTTTCCAATTCCAGGACGACCGACAACAAGAATGTTCCGTCTTACAGCATCAAAAATATCTCCTGGCAGTGTTGGTCGCAAATTTTCATTGGCTTTGAGGTACTCTTTTAGTTGTTTCAATCTGTCTCCAGAAAAGTCATACTTAGCTCTCCCCACATAAACAATTAAATTGGTGAAGATTTCGTCAAGCTTCAGATCTCTTTTAGGTCCTTCGCCTGGATTATGAAAAGGTGATTTAAGATCTCTGTAAGGTCGTTCGGTGACTTTTCGGACATGTTTCTTCATAGATTCGATGAAAGtggcaactgatgaggttctCAACTCTTGATGTTGCACTTCTGCTGGAGAAGCAATTGAATTTGATTTGAGATAATAATTATGGAATTGCAAGCCCTCGTTAAGCCCAGAAGGttttcttaactgtttgttgatTACGGTCAGCTCCCGAATGTTTCAAGCCAACAAATCACGCGAGATATGcagccagggggggggggggggggggggaagggggggtcgAGCCAAGCTTTACAAGCTATGCTATAAATGTCACTCATATAAACTGCTTGGCAAtttaaaggcccatgttcacccaaaCGGCTTTGCGCGcttgtttttgctttgaaacgattcttttgtcaaatgcagtgttttgattggcttccactttgaggagcgttgcgtgacgatactaaaaacgactgcgagggagactacaatTGTAGCTTTTTTCACGCTTGACCGAAGCTCAGAGAGACAGTATCAAAGAGGCCAGTAagacttttaattcttttccaaatGGAGAAAGATATATCGCCGACTTCGTTAAATGTCACCGTAGAAAGCACctcaaaatttaaactggtAGTGAATGCATATGGATGCCTTGTTCAGTCCGATGAACACAATGAAGGTCATAAATTACGAAACGTCTAAGCACCAGGTGAGGTTTTCCTGAAGCCCGATTCGactgtgaaatgttttgattccTCAATCTATTATTTGTGTTAATTCTTAGGAAGCTTTTAGGTATGTGTTCTCGAAAGAATAAGCGAGAAGTTGTGTTTGCAAAGCGCCGAATCAGCACTGCATACAGTCTGTAATCGCTGTATTACactttctttaggttttgcTAAGGATTGGTTTGCTAATAAGAGTTCTCGCCACTTTAGAGCCCGCTTTAATCGTGATACGCCAGACGATAAGTTTACGTTAAGGATATCACTCGCTTCAtaggttaaattaaataaagcattgttcatgttagattgactcgcttgttttgctttcaactgatttcaacgggacctttgtttacaattgaacaTTCGATGTAGAAGGAACTCGGCAAACACGCTGTCTGTAGAATTTACAGCCAAGAGTTTCTTTCCCATCTCTCCAAGGGATTAAAAAAGCGGATTCACGGAGACGAATGTACTTCGGCGACCCCCGTCGACGCGGTCTTCCAACCATGCTTCCAACCGTTCGTTTCGATGGAGCCGCCATCGAAAGTGCTGCAGTGAAACAAACACTCACAGAAACATAAAGGCTCGATACcattccaaaatatccaaaaagatgtaaagaaaaataccaaaagaacttgttgagactttcttttaaaccagatttagcgaACTGTAGAAGATTAACAAAGATTGACTTTACACACTAAAGGCAGCGATTTTCAACTAcgcgaaatgttttttctggagtacagggcgcgcaatgcatctagggtgaacatgggcctttaaaAGAATGAGAAATTAACCCAAGGCCGACCCGAAAGCCCTTAAGGGCCCATTGTTGTATTTCGTGAATTGGGTCACACGACATTGTCACGCGATATTTGTTATAATTATAATCATTAAATTATTACGCAATATTATCAGTTGTGTTCATTTTTAAGATGTTGCAAAAGGCTAAATGCTTAGAAAAACGTGCATTTTTGATAACTTTCccctattttgctgaaaaaaactATGTAAGAGGTTGGGAAGTAAATTTTCCTGTAGATTCGAAATAGGAGATCAGAATTTGCAAATTGCTACCGCAAGTGTGTAATTTGATACTCTTTAGGGTAGCTCCAAAAcagttttttcaattttttttcatcaaatttTAGCGTTCAGTTATATCATTTCTGTCATATGTTGGCGCTCACATATAGGCAAATCCTTGCTGACGtcactgttttccttttttctcattAGCATACGAGGTAACCTATAGAAGACGTGGCCGTATACACAAATTTGGTTCAAAAATTGAAAGAGTTGGTTAATTTGAGCAGTTTGTCCaagtttcagctctttgcaatcaataacaaaggaaatagtAGCAATCAAATACTACGAAATTACTGGGTGGCAACAACGTTAATGAGTTCAcacattctttgtaaagttcgtaattttttcaaaagaatttctCTGAAACTGTTCGGTAcatcgggctcaaattttcagagataactgaaattattatgccctttcaatattcgcggattttattttattagctttatcAGATAATaataagcatatgttaatgaggccaaaattgtaaacaaggattcgccTATTGACTATAGGGTGGAATGAGAAGTGTCAAGAAatgcaaagaatttttttgaaagtttgtaAATTTCATTAGTTGTTCCAAAATTGATTATGGTTGTTCGACGTGATAAGAACTTTGCAACTGGATCAATGGAGGGCCTGCAATAACCTTTGTCAAAACTGGGAGTACCCAGGCAAGATCACCGGACTTGGCAGGTCTGATAGAGTAATTTATTGCTCCATTACTAACTTCCCAAGTGACTTATGGTCACTCTGATCGATTGCATATATACATTTAACTATAAGTAGGTAAAGCATGATCATCTGGGCGAGTGTACTCCTGAATGTTGACAGTCaatgacgttttgacaacctgcgCGGTAGTCATCTTTTCTttggagtcaaagtgagttgtatcaaaTCAGTTGAAACTCTGGTTATTGGCcagattggtcaattaagtgtCAATGTTATTGGTCATTTGACACttaagctgtgatgttattggctatgaaggcTCTAAATGTGATTGGTGCTTTTTGATCCATCTTTTGTCACAACTGAACGGTCATtgattgttagtcaaattgtctgTTGCCAGTtatcaacaacagtcctattcaggacaaAACTCACCCAAACGATCATATTCCACCTAAtcatgaaatgactcctgggttcaaacctttcacagttatACATCTTACTTCTATGTAGCCAGAGTAAACCACGTTCAAAGCCACGGTTTGAACCAGTTCAGGGCAATTATTTCGACAAGTTTTCTTCAAGTTAATATAAATGATAGTTAATGGAGTGTTTTTTGATCACTTACTTTTTGTTAgacaaattatttcattttattctttaactgaaaattttgtttcccttaaAGATGtattaaagtaaaaaagtaaataatagaAAAAGTAATGAGTCTGAGAGTCTATAAAAACAATCAACAGACTCTGGCCTAATCTATTTTTGACCTTATTTTTACCTGGTGTTTGTGAGGGATCTGTATCAGAAGATTCTTGTTTGGAACTGCCACCTGATGTTTGTGACGGATCTGTATCAGAAGATTCTTGTTTGGAACTGCCACCTGATGTTTGTGACGGATTTGTATGAGAAGATTCTTCTTTGGAAATGCCACCTGATGTTTTTGAGGGATCTGTCTCAGGAGATTCTTGTTTGGAACCACCACCTGAACAACAAGAAATTATGTGAATGAACAAGACTGTCCAGGCTAAAAATTCACCACCACATTTACATCAGtgcaaattttcagagataacagaaattgttatgctctttcagtATTTGGAGATTTTATGTTATTTGCTTCATCAGATAATaataagcatatgttaatgaggccaaaaatgtaaacaaggattcgccTATTGGCTATAGTCAGTTCAGGACGCCTGTGGTAATATGAAAGGAGAATCTAGCAGCTGATCAAATGTTACTGGTGGCTTTTTTCCAGCCATCTGTTTCATTACAGTCTGAGGATGGCAAGATATGAAAATTATTAACTGCCTATGATTTGTCACATCCATAGGCAGATTTGCTGCAACTTGAATAAGCATAAGGTGGGGAATGCAATCAGAAGTGTCAAGAAATGCAAAGAATTTTTCTGGAAGTTTGTAAATTCCATTCGTTTTTCCAAAGTTGATTATGGTTGTTCAACGTGATAAGAACTTTGCAACTGGATCAATGGAGGGCCTGCAATAACCTTTTTCTTATGGTCACACAGATTGAATGCATATATACATCTAACTATATTAAAGTAGATGCAGCATGATCATCTGGGTGAGtgaagtcctgaataggactctTGTTGACAGTGAGtgatgttttgacaacctgtgcagtagtcatcttttctttggagtcaaagtgagttgtatcacatcagttgaAACTCTTGTTATTGGCcagattggtcaattaagtctcAATGTTATTGGTCATTTGTCACttaagctgtgatgttattggctatgaaggcTCTAAAGGTGACTGGTGCTTTTTGATCCATCTTTTGTCACAGCTGGACGGTCATtgattgttagtcaaattgtcctTTGTCCAGTGATTCTATTGTTGTCAGTTATCAACAAGAGTCCTGTTCAGGACCAAACTCACCCAAACGATCATTttccacctacttatgaaatgacccCTATACATCTTGCTTGTATTTATCCAGTGGAAACCACCTTCTGAGAGAGAGTTTGAACCAGTTCAGGGCAATTATTATTTCGACATGTTTTTTTCAAGTTGGTATGGGGTGCTTTTGATCACTTACTTTTTCGgcaaattatttcattttattcttgaacggaaaattttgtttcccttaaAGATGtattaaagtaaaaaagtaaataatagaAAAAGTAATGAGTGAGAGTCTATAAAAACAATCAACAGAATAATTTTATGGCCTAATCCATTTTTGACCTGATTTTTACCTGGTGTTTGTGATGGATCTGTAACAGGAGATTCTTGTATGGAACCACCACCTGAACAACAAGAAATAATGTGAATGAACAAGACTGTCCAGGCTAAAAATTCACCACCACATTTCCATCAGTGCACATTTTCAGAGATAACAGAAATTCTTATGCTCTTTTAATATTTggagattttattttattagctgtATCAGATAATAATAAGCACATGTTAATGAGGccaaaagtgtaaaaaaggaTTCGCCTATTGGCTATAGTCAGTTCAGGATGCCTGTCGTAACATAAAAGGAGAATCTAACAGTTGATCAAATGTCACTTGTGGCTCTCAACGGGGGAACCGGGGTAATAACCCTTGTCAAAACTGGGAGTCCCCAGGCAGGAACAGGGGACTTGGCAGGTCTGATACAGTAATAATTACTGTATCAGGCCTGGCAAAACCCCCTTGTAAACTTTACTCATTTCCAAAGTGGCTTATGGCCACCTTGATTGAATGCATATACACATCTAACTGTTAATAGGGGGCTTAAGCAAAGATGTTTTTGAATGACGCACATCAACTGGAAGTgaagcattttcccttttaatatgccttgacgctaccaaatttgtattcttAAGTGTCTGTTCTgatgatttgcccaaaaattgGGTCAACATCACGAACCAAGattgcaaaaagtccacttctggTTGACGTCCGTCGTTCAATCTGCAAATTATAAATAACTTTTAAGAAATTGTTTTGTTGACCTTCTATTCAAAGTAATGATGAGTTTAATTTATTAGAGGcctggtctgaaaacaggtgtggaTTTTGGAGGCCAGAGGCCTGTTTCTCAATAGCCCCAGTAACATTTTGGGCCTGGAACGCTGTTTTGTGGTTGccctgtttacattcaagatcaaagtttcaatagtttttgaaaatgatacagtGAAACTctcagttaacgaagcaaaattgactggtttgtgagctaggaactgtgctactatttAACTAGAtttggattttaaaatttgctttagTTATCTTCTAAACTTGTTTCCTCGCCCTTACTGCCATGGTCttcatcaacattttttg contains:
- the LOC140924891 gene encoding uncharacterized protein, giving the protein MDNLFKVALRSQTIFSGFLFVVSVISWPFVIDLLRDYHGKDRFNFNCVPKPNDFTRQRCYDNYTSATSPLLTPLDFAGITYGVSASVWLFFTLMGAAILRRFHQEENRKKIVEKQFYCVFICHICIQCAILAVMMGLFCHYQTLTFPAEYTCSVTNTTLSSFTQVAVNITCNDLRYKEKSKVNIAIIVVMAVSLLLCLLTIIHVAKTKENLFQLLLGNVDEDHGRNVEETSLEGGGSEHKSPDTADQSQTTGQGRSKNVDEDHGSKGKETSLEGGGSEHKSPDTADQSHTTGGGSIQESPVTDPSQTPGGGSKQESPETDPSKTSGGISKEESSHTNPSQTSGGSSKQESSDTDPSQTSGGSSKQESSDTDPSQTPAEVQHQELRTSSVATFIESMKKHVRKVTERPYRDLKSPFHNPGEGPKRDLKLDEIFTNLIVYVGRAKYDFSGDRLKQLKEYLKANENLRPTLPGDIFDAVRRNILVVGRPGIGKTMFSTKILRDWASDNLISETQKSQIDINVAFLIKLRMFNSINKALNLRDLLDHSEYSTALSEDIWNYILHNPEQVLVIFDGFDEYSGRTKINEDDIPHRNSGEERMPVHLLLKKIVSGKILTGATVLMTTRTNAVSFIGSLHFDKAVEILGFTTEQVEDYVQKFTRNGDKAETIKQHITSNLNVLAFCYIPVNCFIICSCLLELLDNTTGFTSLPTRLTEIYSIAIKMFYFSYDDDQYRHDKVQGQPFFLKPFKELSSPVQNVFARLGKIAFDGIKDGRLIFESHEVKDLESNGLFHRLPDTKGSPLAERREQYCFLHLTIQEFLAAKYLVVTYSSEDLQKFVSDHIRDGAWKVVMQFVAGLLAEKEGQSTDIFSDLLPSETFTYEVEIKMNEDSEERTETPTFWPAPEHGLLVVTLFNCMYENKASDREVQKKLEKIGCNALYFINCNLSPLDCLALVHALKSVEGILYFELSFNNLQSLGCIEIAKLLPGNQHNQGFCELKILNLVGNNITAEGVKHLSTALTHTNCTLNSLKLGSNNITDEGVKHLSTALTHTNCTLNSLDLGYNNITDEEVKHLSTALTHTNCTLNSLNLDYNNITDEGVKHLSTALTHTNRTLNSLYLLNNKITDKGILDFDLSFSNLQSLGCIEIAKLLTGNQHNQGFCELKRLNLAFNQITD